The proteins below are encoded in one region of Gammaproteobacteria bacterium:
- the phnD gene encoding phosphate/phosphite/phosphonate ABC transporter substrate-binding protein produces the protein MSLHRFTQLIITLVCVPLGNAIAGETLTLGVHPYKSASKIIKAYSPLADYLHQKLNMQVSITIAPDYLTHIQKIGRDEIDIAYLGPASYVEMVEKFGQKPILARQAINGKPTFQGKIIIRNNSPYRSLSELKGTRFAFGDPSSTMSHLVPRYMLIQSGVDTDQLASHSFLGSHDNVALAVLTGDYDAGAVKEAVFYKYKNKGLKVLASTPAFSEHLFVTRKNMPPELVQRLRGLLYVLHESQQGRTILSRIKADITSMQPAADADYDNLRSVISQLKLQGIP, from the coding sequence ATGAGCCTACACCGCTTTACCCAGCTGATAATTACACTCGTTTGTGTGCCTCTGGGTAACGCTATCGCCGGAGAAACTCTGACCCTTGGCGTCCACCCCTACAAATCCGCATCTAAAATTATCAAAGCTTACAGTCCCTTAGCTGATTACCTTCACCAAAAGCTGAACATGCAAGTAAGCATTACCATCGCTCCGGACTATTTGACCCATATTCAGAAAATTGGCAGGGATGAAATAGACATCGCCTATTTAGGACCCGCTTCCTATGTGGAAATGGTGGAAAAATTTGGGCAAAAACCCATTTTGGCGCGCCAGGCAATCAACGGTAAACCCACGTTCCAAGGTAAAATTATTATTCGAAATAACAGCCCTTACCGCAGTTTGTCGGAGCTAAAAGGAACCCGCTTTGCCTTTGGCGACCCTTCTTCTACCATGAGCCACTTGGTGCCACGATATATGTTAATCCAGTCCGGTGTTGACACCGATCAATTGGCATCGCACTCATTCCTTGGCTCACACGACAATGTGGCGCTCGCCGTCCTTACCGGTGACTATGATGCCGGAGCCGTGAAAGAAGCCGTGTTCTATAAATACAAAAACAAAGGCCTCAAGGTTTTAGCCTCCACACCGGCTTTTTCCGAACATTTGTTCGTCACCCGTAAAAACATGCCACCGGAGCTGGTGCAACGCTTGCGCGGTCTGCTTTATGTTTTACACGAAAGTCAACAAGGCCGCACCATTCTGTCCCGTATCAAAGCAGACATTACTTCCATGCAACCCGCTGCGGACGCGGACTATGACAATCTTCGTTCGGTCATCTCCCAGCTGAAGCTACAAGGCATTCCATAA
- a CDS encoding DUF3488 and transglutaminase-like domain-containing protein translates to MFRTFRISHRISHRNPIAADFAWLYVGLGLVLLPHVAYQTPSITSVCIALFTWRVIYDFGWVPLPSKLVRMIIALGALLTVATMYKSVLGRDPGVSLLLMMICLKLLEVRTDRDFMIIVCLGYFGVIAGFLYNQTMLIGVYLLLAVVLLTTALISHNSIRTTSTPRREKECLRLGFTLLVQSIPLALILFALFPRVQDAAWGLAQNSAGAKTGLTDQMSPGKISNLSDNDETAFRVEFDGTNPFPWQLYWRGPVLNTYDGRTWTQTNNINIKLDHNQLPVTSGSQPLSYRITLEPHKLTWLFALDVPVNIPKNSYLNGEFELRAPKPVVHLAQYHIESALEYTLSKQSLINRHTYLQLPSGYGVKAQALSNQMAAQINGSHRDAALVQAVINYFKQQPFFYTRNAPLLDDDPIDEFLFSSRRGFCEHYASAFVFLMRASGIPARVVTGYQGGEYNPMGNYFLIKQSDAHAWAEVWLENQGWTRVDPTAAIPAHRIEDRRSLERRQRADGLAIQGPGWFAGLVKNIGLALDNADLYWNKWFIGYNGDLQQALLAWIGLKNVSQQTLVTLLFCALGLSLALIAMFIFYRSNRQYDPAQRIYDRLCRKLRRHGIEKQASEGALTFAARVGKVKPQWQEGLQYVGEIYNNIRYGNMGNSKTELTKLRRAVNDLKL, encoded by the coding sequence ATGTTTCGCACATTTCGTATCTCACACCGCATATCCCACCGCAACCCGATCGCCGCCGATTTTGCCTGGCTCTATGTCGGCCTGGGTCTGGTGTTGTTGCCCCATGTCGCCTACCAAACCCCATCCATTACGAGCGTTTGTATTGCTCTTTTCACCTGGAGGGTAATTTATGACTTCGGGTGGGTACCGCTGCCATCAAAATTAGTACGCATGATTATTGCTCTTGGTGCCCTACTGACGGTAGCAACCATGTACAAATCTGTACTGGGTCGCGACCCGGGAGTTTCACTGCTCTTAATGATGATCTGTCTAAAATTGCTGGAGGTCCGTACGGATCGTGATTTTATGATCATTGTTTGCTTAGGCTACTTTGGTGTCATAGCCGGGTTTTTGTATAACCAAACCATGCTTATTGGCGTGTACCTGTTACTTGCCGTTGTCTTACTAACCACGGCTCTTATTTCGCACAACAGCATCAGAACGACCTCCACACCACGTCGCGAAAAAGAATGTTTACGATTAGGATTTACCTTGCTGGTGCAGTCGATTCCGTTAGCGTTGATCTTGTTCGCGCTATTTCCGCGAGTACAAGACGCCGCATGGGGGCTGGCACAAAACAGTGCCGGCGCTAAAACCGGACTCACCGACCAAATGTCCCCCGGGAAAATAAGCAACTTGAGCGACAATGATGAAACCGCCTTTCGAGTAGAGTTTGACGGAACCAACCCCTTTCCCTGGCAACTGTACTGGCGTGGCCCGGTATTAAATACCTATGATGGCCGCACGTGGACTCAAACAAACAATATCAATATCAAACTGGATCACAATCAATTACCCGTCACCTCCGGCAGCCAGCCTCTGAGTTACCGCATCACTTTGGAGCCGCATAAACTGACTTGGTTATTTGCCCTGGATGTACCCGTCAACATACCTAAAAACAGCTATTTGAATGGTGAATTTGAACTCCGAGCCCCTAAACCGGTGGTCCACCTGGCGCAATACCACATCGAATCCGCATTGGAATACACTTTATCAAAGCAAAGTTTAATCAATCGACACACCTATTTACAGCTACCCTCGGGTTATGGCGTCAAGGCGCAGGCGTTATCCAATCAAATGGCAGCACAAATCAACGGCAGCCACCGGGATGCCGCGTTGGTACAAGCGGTGATTAACTATTTCAAACAACAACCGTTTTTTTATACCCGTAATGCACCTCTACTGGATGATGACCCCATCGATGAATTTCTGTTCTCTTCCCGTCGAGGGTTTTGTGAACACTATGCCTCTGCGTTTGTGTTTTTAATGCGAGCTTCCGGCATACCCGCGCGCGTGGTCACCGGCTACCAGGGCGGTGAATATAACCCGATGGGGAATTACTTCCTCATTAAACAATCAGACGCCCATGCCTGGGCCGAAGTTTGGCTGGAAAACCAAGGTTGGACGCGGGTAGATCCAACAGCCGCTATTCCAGCACACCGGATTGAAGACCGCCGTAGCCTGGAGCGGCGCCAACGTGCCGACGGTTTGGCAATTCAAGGCCCCGGTTGGTTTGCCGGCCTGGTGAAAAACATTGGCCTGGCTTTAGACAATGCAGATCTTTATTGGAATAAATGGTTCATCGGTTACAACGGTGACTTACAGCAAGCTCTGCTGGCATGGATCGGTCTAAAAAATGTGAGCCAACAAACACTGGTGACGCTCCTATTTTGCGCATTGGGACTTAGCTTGGCCTTGATCGCTATGTTTATATTCTACCGCAGCAACCGGCAATATGATCCGGCGCAAAGAATTTACGACCGTCTCTGCAGAAAATTACGACGCCACGGTATCGAAAAACAAGCAAGCGAAGGTGCGCTGACCTTTGCCGCCAGAGTTGGTAAGGTCAAACCACAATGGCAGGAGGGATTACAGTACGTTGGAGAGATTTACAACAATATCCGCTACGGTAATATGGGAAATAGCAAAACCGAGCTAACCAAGCTGCGCCGTGCCGTCAACGATTTAAAACTTTAA
- a CDS encoding DUF58 domain-containing protein yields MRTAIPATVLDGKYRLGMRTIYVLPTKQGILFAMLLGVMLSGSINYSNSLGFVLTFLLAGLATVSIFHTHKNLYGLRVSVRPIADVHTGERTWIPVVIENDAAGKRNLKIQVSTRTPSISFRRWYNMLFSRPQTNPAPHSVRVDAEANAFTTAAVPVTALKRGKQQVDELKLSSTFPLGLFVAWSRIPVYHTFIVYPAPAARCPFPQQPVYTKQSGDKGRGSDDFAGFRNYNRGDHPGHIYWKAAARNQNLVIKQFGGDRSDELWLNWYTLDAMETEQRLSLLTRWVIDAEQQGLGYGLQLPHLSLEPGNGGAHKARCLKALALL; encoded by the coding sequence ATGCGAACCGCAATACCAGCAACAGTGCTTGACGGTAAATACCGATTGGGGATGCGCACTATTTATGTGCTGCCCACCAAACAAGGTATTTTGTTCGCCATGCTATTGGGCGTCATGCTGAGTGGCTCCATTAATTACAGCAACAGCCTGGGTTTTGTACTGACGTTTTTACTGGCGGGTCTGGCAACGGTATCCATATTCCACACACACAAAAATCTTTATGGGTTGCGTGTGTCGGTACGGCCCATTGCCGATGTCCACACTGGTGAGCGCACTTGGATTCCTGTGGTAATTGAAAATGACGCCGCAGGCAAACGCAACCTCAAAATACAGGTGTCTACCAGAACGCCCTCTATCTCTTTTAGGCGCTGGTACAACATGCTGTTTTCACGGCCCCAGACCAATCCGGCGCCTCACAGTGTCCGAGTTGATGCGGAGGCAAATGCATTCACCACTGCAGCAGTACCCGTTACCGCGCTTAAGCGAGGCAAGCAACAGGTGGATGAACTAAAACTTTCATCAACCTTTCCTTTGGGTTTGTTTGTCGCCTGGTCTCGCATCCCGGTTTACCATACCTTCATTGTTTACCCTGCGCCTGCGGCGCGCTGCCCCTTCCCACAGCAACCGGTATACACCAAGCAAAGCGGTGATAAAGGACGTGGCTCGGATGATTTCGCCGGTTTTCGCAACTACAACCGCGGCGATCATCCGGGGCATATCTACTGGAAAGCCGCCGCACGCAATCAAAATCTGGTTATCAAACAATTCGGCGGCGACCGCAGCGATGAGCTATGGCTGAACTGGTATACCTTAGACGCCATGGAAACGGAGCAGCGCCTGTCATTACTGACACGCTGGGTCATAGATGCAGAACAACAGGGACTGGGCTATGGCCTGCAACTGCCCCACCTGAGTCTCGAACCCGGTAATGGCGGGGCTCACAAAGCCCGCTGCCTCAAAGCCCTGGCCTTATTGTGA
- a CDS encoding MoxR family ATPase produces the protein MSNPKHMAQAAQQTDDPQLLTETIVAQACGIILGKEQQIRLALACILSKGHILIEDLPGVGKTTLAHVFAKVLGLEFSRIQFTSDLLPGDILGVSVYDHQKGFQFHPGPIFSQLVLADEVNRATPKAQSALLEAMEEKQVSLEGQTRPLPDPFFVIATQNPTHQIGTFPLPESQLDRFLICIGLGYPDRQAERALLNGEDRRDMLERIVPCISQEQLIALQQHVSTIHVSDALLDYVQALLEYTRCAPELANGLSPRAGLAMLHCAKAWAMMQGRDHAIPEDIQTILPHVVNHRLRSASDSGSSDLVQKLMDIPIP, from the coding sequence ATGAGTAACCCAAAACACATGGCGCAAGCAGCACAACAAACAGACGACCCACAACTATTAACCGAAACCATCGTCGCCCAGGCTTGCGGTATCATCCTGGGCAAGGAGCAGCAAATTCGCCTGGCTTTGGCCTGTATATTGTCCAAAGGACATATACTGATCGAGGACCTCCCCGGCGTGGGAAAAACCACCCTGGCTCATGTTTTCGCCAAGGTATTGGGCTTGGAATTTTCTCGGATTCAGTTTACCAGCGATTTGTTGCCCGGAGATATTCTCGGAGTTTCCGTCTACGATCATCAAAAAGGGTTCCAATTTCACCCCGGCCCCATATTTTCGCAATTGGTTTTGGCCGATGAGGTGAATCGTGCCACACCCAAAGCACAAAGTGCCTTGCTGGAGGCGATGGAAGAAAAACAAGTGAGCCTGGAGGGTCAAACTCGCCCTTTACCCGACCCGTTTTTTGTCATTGCCACCCAAAACCCCACCCACCAAATAGGGACGTTTCCTCTCCCGGAATCGCAACTGGATCGATTTTTAATTTGCATTGGACTGGGTTATCCGGACAGGCAAGCGGAACGGGCTCTGCTCAACGGCGAGGATCGTCGTGATATGCTGGAACGCATAGTACCCTGTATATCCCAGGAGCAACTCATCGCCCTGCAGCAGCATGTCAGCACCATACATGTCAGTGATGCACTGCTGGATTATGTGCAGGCACTGCTGGAATACACCCGCTGTGCCCCGGAACTGGCCAACGGACTGTCACCGCGCGCCGGACTGGCCATGCTGCATTGCGCCAAAGCTTGGGCCATGATGCAAGGCCGTGACCACGCTATCCCCGAAGACATTCAAACCATACTCCCCCATGTGGTCAACCACCGACTTCGGTCCGCATCAGACAGCGGCAGCTCTGATCTGGTTCAAAAACTCATGGATATACCCATCCCCTGA